From Triticum aestivum cultivar Chinese Spring chromosome 7B, IWGSC CS RefSeq v2.1, whole genome shotgun sequence:
ACAAATCCCGGGGCCAGGAGGCACATCCCTCAATCCTCACCCATCAAGCTCTGCCAAGCCAGCTAGCTAGAGAGGATGGCGCTCGCTCCCAGGTCGTCCCTGCGCTCCCTGGTGTTGCTCATGTCGCACGGGAGGCCACGGCTgagctctttcttctccttcaccaCCGCCCCAGGAGCCGATGCTCCTCCGGCCGTCCAGCCCCCAGGTAACATACTGACCTGCACAGATTAATGCTTCCTCCTTCGCTTCTATTGCTAACGGTTACTCCATTTCGAGCTCTGCCAGGTCCTTCATGCCACAAGCTCCCTGTCGAGGAAGAGTTTGTTCTTAACCCAACTCCTGGTTATGGTTCATGTAGCACACCTGACAAGCCTCCCTCCGGCGCCTCCGAGGATGTGAAACAACGAGATGTTGATCCACCACCTCCCGCGCGCGAAGGTGTTGGACACCGAGTTGTCGATCCACCACGCGGGGGCAGGGGGCGTCGCGCGCCCGACGAGCCAGAGCAGTGCGCCCAGGAGCATCCCAAGTACCCAGTTCCTGACAATTCAAGTGACAAGGTCTGCTCCTCCGCTACTCCGCCGCCGGCTCCAGGACCTTGCACCACGGCTGCCCCCGACGTCCAGCCTCCAGTCACCCCAGGTAGCTCGCCAACCCGAACAAATTAATGCTTCCTGCAACGCACGCATCTCTCCTTGATCCCAGCTAACAGCTACTCCATTGCGTTGCAGCTCCGCCAAATCGTTCAGGCCACAAGCTCCCTGATCACGAAGAGTCTGTTTTCAACCCACTTCCTGATCCACCATCAGGTCACAGGCTTAGCCCTGTAATCGAAGAGCCTGCCCGGTGCACCCTGGACAACCCCAAATACCCAACTCCTGATCGTGGTTCATGTAGCCCATCTGAAGGTGCATCTGGGGACTTGTTGGAAGATCCTCTGCATCGGGTGCCTGATCCACCACGTAAGCCGTAATCGACGAGCCTGCACCCAGGAGCATCGACCCTGCTAATATTGTATCGCATTCGCATAGGAGAAAAAACTGGGCAGCTTTCGCTGGCTTCTGCCCGTGCTGGGCTGCATATACTGTACACTCATAATTTTGTTTCGATGAACCTTGTGTTGTGCGCTCAGAAGAAATATCCCGGTGGTTATTTGTAATCTCAATACATGCTGTCAAGGAAAAGAATCATGGTTGAGCCCCAGCTGCACTGCCTCTCAGCACATACAAATACACGTTCATCTAAAATTAAGAATCCATTACATTTCATACACTTACACATTCATTTCAATTGCCCATAGTCAACTTATACaacgaagtactccctccgtaaagaaatatactTGAATCTAAAGTGTTGTACTGAGCAACCAAAAGGAACCGCACCCCCTGGTTACGTCATCGTAGTCGTCTTGGGGAATAGAATTCAGTCTACGAATCTCGCCTCTTTGTTTCTGATCAGCCTGAGATATCTTCTCGACCATGGGTATCTTAGCTCATGGACTTGCTCGCTCGGCTATCTTTGATACCCCCGGCCGCCATGTTTGGCTCGCTGTTCCACCAGTCGGTGTTTGTAGCCCTACAACTATTACTCAAGAGGGTTCTGGGACGGCCAGGTACAAGCTTGTGCCATGCCTATGTTCTTGATCTGGGCACGCATATTGGGCATGGGCTTGGGCCTTGACCCTGTTCTAGTTAAACTTCTCAGGCAAGTTTCATGTTGTCATGTTCAGACTTCAGATTTGAGGTTTAAGTTTAATCCTCAATCTGGTTCTGAGACAGCTTCTAGAATATCtgactttttttttgcggggactaTAATATCTGACTTGATTTGATTTGGCACTGCTTGCACAAATAATCTAATTCAGATCACTTGGATTGAGCGTGTAGAAATACTACTCACTTGTAAAAagaaaatgagatggcaaaagagaatGTTACTTTCTACAAGTGTCACCAACTATCTAACTGAATTTCAAAATGGAGAAGTCATTACATCACTATTCGTCTTTACATGAATTTCTGTCACCAGCTACCGTCATGTCTATTATTTGCTTCATACACCCATTTGCGAGGCCATATGCTTGATTCTAAGGATCTCAGTAGAAACTTGTCCCATATCCGGCCGCTCTTTGGGTGATGTCATGGAGCAAGAGAGGCCTATTCCAACCAGTGGTATGATACAGTTCTTCATAACGTCCGTCATGGAGATTCTTTGTAAATGGAGATTCTTTGTAAATGCTTCATCAACCCCATGGTGATGCATGCGCCCTTTGCGACCAGGAGGAGGAGACCATGCACCATCTCCTTGCCGGCTGCTCTTTCTCTCGCCAAGTTTGGCACTAGATCCTCGGTTGGGCACGTGTGCCCATCGGCCTCCTCACCCCTGACACTCCATTTCAGCTCTGGTGGAGATCCTCTCTCGACTTTGTGCCGGCATCCATGCGCAAGGGTCTATCCTCCCTCATCATCCTGTCTGCTTGGTGGATTTGGAAGCACCGCAACGCTTGCATTTTCGACGGAGCTTCACCATCGATCACCTTCACCGCCGACTCCATCAAGGACGAGGCGCACCTCTGGGCCAAAGCGGGCGCCACCGGACTACATAACATTATCCCCGGTGCTTAGTCTTTAGTTTCTGTCGTGGGGCTGAGCATACCCCCGTCTGTTGTGCTCCTTCGCTTGTACACCATGCCTAGTGCGTACATGGCCTTGTAAGCGTTGTAACCCCATGCTTGTACTCTTCTTCTATCAATACAAAGATACGCATcttgcgtattcgagaaaaaaaaacaaattcgtGAAGGCTTATACCACCCTGTTATCATTTGTAACAGAAGCACTCCAAAACTTTAGACATCACCCTTGGTTGATATCTTTTCGCCCATGCCATACTCTGCATTTACATTTACAAGCACAATAAAATTAGAGAACCTGCAGTATTTGTACGACTCTATAAAGAACAAACTGAACCTACATGTTGTGAATACGCTTAGTCTCACCTGGTGGGATGTATCCGATGGATCCTTTTAGGCAGGCCAAACTTGCTGAACTATCTTGGTATGCATTTGATGTAGTGAACAGAAATCTTGCTAGGCCAAAGTCAGTAACATATGCAACCATATCATTATCCAACAGAATATTGCTTGGCTTCAAGTCACAATGTATCAGTGGAGGTGCACAGTGGTTGTGGAGATAGTCCAAAGCAAATGCCACATCCAAACTAATATTAATCCTTTGGCTTAAAGTCAGAATATTTCTTTCACCATGTTCAAGGGCTTTATTTTTAGCCGGATTTCCAGATTCCCATTCGGCATGTATTGGAATACTAGGGCCTTGAAATCTTCCCTGGTAGAATCCACAGAAGAGCATGATGTGATGATCTTTACAAGATTCCGATGGCGGACATTTCGTAGGGCTTCACACTCTGGAATGAAACTCCTTTGTGCTCCATAGATGTCAAGATTGAATACCTTGATAGCAACTTGATCTTTCTTGAACTGCCGAGTGCCCTTATAAACCGTTCCAAATGATCCCGAGCCAATTAAGTTTGCAGAGGAGAACTTATTGGTTGCCCTAACAATGTCTTCGTATGATATATTCTTTATATGCCCGTTGACTATTTGCAGATGTGTATTTCCTTGCACTCTCTTCCTCCAATAAATTGTCGCAATACAGGACAAAATTATTATAGTGACAACAGTTGGCATTACTATCTTGAGGACTAGAACTAATAAGTTGTGTTTCTGTTTCTTGTCGTCCACCTGTGGAGAACAAAGATACACGCCTCCTGTTGGAACACTTGTACACAAATAATCATTTCCTTGGATTGATATTGCACCCACGTTGTCAAATACACCACCTTTTGGAACCTCTCCATAAAAGTTGTTGAAGGATATATTGAGTTTTTCCAGAGAACTCAAAGTTGCTAGGAATTCTGAGATTTTTCCGTGCAAACTGTTACGGGAAATATCCATGGATTTGATGCTAACTAACTTCACAAAGGACTGTGGAATGCTTCCTACAAAGAAGTTACTTTGCATTTCAAGATTCTCCAAAACCACACACTGTCCGAGAGTGGATGGGATATTGCCAGACAACCTGTTATTTGAGATGCTAAGTTTGTTCAGATTAATGAGATTGCCAACTTCCTCCGGCATGCCCCCAGATAAGTAGTTGTGTGACAAGTCCAACTCTCCAGTGAGCGAATAAATTTTGAATATGTTCCTCGGTATACTGCCATCTAGTGAATTGTGAGCAAGGTTGAGATTTTGGAGCTGAGTACAACGCCCTATGCTTCCAGGTATCTTTCCAGTCAAGTTGTTCCCATCCAGTTTTAGAGAACTCAACTGAACAAGGTTGCCAATAGTATCTGGTATTTCGCCCGAGAGCAAATTTTGAGCAAAGGATAGATAGACCATGCTATATAAATTCCCAATTGTGGCGGTATTTTGCCAGTGAAAAGATTGTAATCCATGTACAACCAACTGAGGCCCTCAAGATTGCCAATCTCCGGCAGTATAGGCCCCGAAATTTTGTTGTTTCTCAGAAAAATCTGCTGGAGACTATTGGAAAGATTTCCAATAGAACTTGGCAAATTCCCTTGGAGATTGTTCCCATCCAACATCAGGATAGTCAATCTGGAGCAATTTGCGAGCGAAGAGATAAAGCCCCAATCGCCCGCTTTTAGCTTGTTGTATGACAAATCTAGTTCCTTTAAGTTTGGCAATGAACCGAAGGATGGTATGAATCCAGTAAAGCTATTATTGTACAAGTAAAGCTTGCGTAGATGATAGGCTTTGAGAAGAGAAGTTGGGATTGAGCCACTAAAGTTATTTGTTGATAGAATTaagccctgaatatttggtagtgTGTAGCCAATATTGAAGGGTAGTCTCCCTACGAGGGAGTTGTTtgccatggcaagaaatatcaggGACGACATGTTGAAGAGAGACGGCGGAACTGATCCAGATAAGTTGTTTATATTTAAGGTCAATATCTGTAGTGGCTGAATATGACCTAAGCTCTCTGGTATGCTCCCAACAAAATTATTATCTGTAAGTCGAAGTTCAAGCAGGGAGGAAAGGTTCCCCAGTGAGGATGGTATTTTTCCTGAAAGATAGTTGGACCTCAAATAGAGATATTTAATATGGGAGGTATGGAACCAACGAGGCTGTTCTGTTACAGGAGGTATGGAACCAACGAGGCTGTTCTGTTGGAGGCAGATGGCAACAAGTGATGCAGTGTTGAAGAGAGTCTTTGGGAGTTCTCCAGTAAGATTATTTCTCATGAGCCTAAGTACTTGgacagatgaactgtttgctaaCTGATGTCGTTTGTACACCACGGGAAGAAAATCACTTTGAGTGGGATCCAGCCTCATACCGAGGAGTGCCATCCTGTGTCGTTGGACCAGCTTCACTTCCTGGTGGCATGTAATGGCATAGACCAAATGGTTCAGCTGCAGGCAGTGGATGGAAAGCAGAAGGGGCAAGCAGTAGCAAGTGTGCCTCCACCCATGGCTGAATTGATCGACAAATTTCAGGCCTTGTTTGAAGCACCAAAAGGCTTACCTCCATCCATGCCATTTGCCCACAAGATCCCCTTAATACCGGGAGCCTAGCCTGTCAACATCAAGTCTTATCGGTACAATCCCTTTCAGAAAGATGAGATAGAAAGACAGATAAAGGAGATGTTGCAGCAGGGCATCATACAACCCAGCTACAGTCCGTTCGCTTCGCCAGTGCTGCTAGTTCTGAAGAAAGACTTGTCGTGGAGATTTTGCGTCGACTACCGACAGTTGAACGCTATCACGGTCAGGAACAGGTTCCCGATGTCGGTTATAGAGGAGCTTTTGGATGAATTGGCTGGTTCAAAGTGGTCCACCACCCTGGATTTGAGGGCGGGGTATCATCAAATCAGAGTGGCATCTGAAGATGTGTTCAAAACTGCCTTCAAGACTCACTTGGGCCACTATGAATTCAGGGTGATGCCTTATGGATTATCGGAGGCACCGGGAACTTTTCAAGGAGGCATGAATTATGTACTGGCTGATTTGATAAGGCATGGAGTGCTCGTGTTCATCGACGATATACTTGTCCACAGTGCTACGCTAACAGAGCATGTCAGCCTCCTCCGGCAAGTGTTCGAGAGACTGGAAGCACATCAACT
This genomic window contains:
- the LOC123160219 gene encoding formin-like protein 3; the protein is MALAPRSSLRSLVLLMSHGRPRLSSFFSFTTAPGADAPPAVQPPGPSCHKLPVEEEFVLNPTPGYGSCSTPDKPPSGASEDVKQRDVDPPPPAREGVGHRVVDPPRGGRGRRAPDEPEQCAQEHPKYPVPDNSSDKVCSSATPPPAPGPCTTAAPDVQPPVTPAPPNRSGHKLPDHEESVFNPLPDPPSGHRLSPVIEEPARCTLDNPKYPTPDRGSCSPSEGASGDLLEDPLHRVPDPPRKP